The following are from one region of the Francisella opportunistica genome:
- the recN gene encoding DNA repair protein RecN, with protein MLLHLSIKNFAIIKSTEIDFREGMTVLTGETGAGKSILLDALSFVLGARLEKTFLQDDKVTEVSATFCIKDNHKAKCLLDELFIDYENEECTFRRVVNKSKQSRLFINGSVVKATDVKKISDKLINIYSQNSHQDLLDPKLQLSLLDSFANNDEMLKKVTNSFYQLQKINSEIAELQEYMDTQNSQRELLEYKLDELVVLELGENEFEQLAQRQKSLSSVDDIGYSLNHIASLMYDDEINIIAMLTELEKEVAKLDEGSFRNLQELISQTKVYAQESYAEAQNLLESLEQDPEELAKVEQRMSQIYDLARKHKIEPNYIYQYIQELQTELDSFTQDSMRLSQLNEQKQNLQQQYSEYANQLSQARKQAAKEFSKQVEKNIRSLNIPKGTFVAQILPAQAKTSKGIDECQFMINFNLGEQLAAVKKVASGGELSRIGLSIQAVSAAKRSYPTLVFDEVDVGISGATAEIVGKLLKKLSEKLQVLCITHQPQVAAQGQTHLHVSKKYLKDTTESKIIELNQQQRIEEIAKIVGGVDISENTLSHARELLGL; from the coding sequence ATGCTACTACATTTATCAATCAAAAACTTTGCGATTATAAAATCTACTGAAATTGATTTTAGAGAAGGGATGACAGTCTTAACTGGTGAGACTGGCGCAGGTAAGTCGATTCTACTCGATGCGCTTAGTTTTGTGCTTGGTGCAAGGTTAGAAAAGACATTTTTACAAGATGACAAGGTAACAGAAGTTTCCGCTACTTTTTGTATCAAGGATAATCATAAAGCAAAATGCCTTTTAGATGAGCTTTTCATTGATTATGAAAATGAGGAGTGTACCTTTAGGCGCGTAGTTAATAAATCTAAGCAGAGCCGTTTATTTATAAATGGTAGTGTTGTTAAAGCTACAGATGTCAAAAAAATTTCAGATAAGCTGATAAACATCTATAGTCAAAATTCCCACCAAGATTTACTCGATCCCAAATTACAGTTAAGTTTGTTAGATAGTTTTGCAAATAATGATGAGATGCTAAAAAAAGTTACAAACTCATTTTACCAGCTACAAAAAATAAATTCTGAAATAGCTGAATTACAAGAGTATATGGATACGCAAAATAGTCAGCGAGAACTGCTTGAGTATAAGCTAGATGAGTTAGTAGTTCTAGAGCTAGGTGAAAATGAATTTGAGCAGTTAGCGCAACGCCAAAAGAGTTTATCAAGTGTTGATGATATTGGCTATAGTCTTAATCATATTGCAAGTTTAATGTATGATGATGAGATAAATATAATCGCAATGCTGACAGAACTTGAGAAAGAAGTAGCAAAGCTAGATGAAGGATCATTTAGAAATCTCCAAGAGCTGATATCTCAAACCAAAGTGTATGCCCAAGAAAGCTATGCTGAAGCACAAAACCTACTAGAATCACTAGAGCAGGATCCTGAGGAGTTAGCAAAAGTAGAGCAACGCATGAGCCAGATATATGATCTTGCACGCAAGCATAAGATTGAACCTAACTATATATATCAGTATATCCAAGAGTTGCAGACTGAATTAGATAGTTTTACTCAAGATAGTATGCGACTATCGCAGCTAAATGAGCAAAAGCAAAATCTACAACAGCAATACAGCGAGTATGCTAACCAGCTTAGTCAAGCACGTAAACAGGCTGCTAAGGAATTCTCAAAGCAAGTTGAGAAAAATATTCGTTCTCTTAATATCCCTAAAGGTACTTTTGTAGCGCAGATTTTGCCAGCTCAAGCAAAAACTTCAAAGGGTATAGATGAGTGTCAATTTATGATTAACTTTAACCTTGGTGAACAACTAGCCGCTGTCAAAAAGGTTGCATCAGGCGGTGAGCTAAGTAGGATTGGTCTATCAATACAGGCAGTATCTGCTGCAAAAAGATCATATCCAACACTAGTTTTTGATGAAGTTGATGTAGGTATTTCTGGAGCTACAGCAGAGATAGTTGGTAAGCTACTTAAGAAATTATCTGAGAAACTACAAGTTTTATGCATCACCCATCAGCCACAAGTTGCCGCTCAAGGTCAAACACATCTTCATGTATCTAAGAAATATCTCAAAGATACTACAGAGTCAAAGATTATAGAGCTAAATCAACAGCAGCGCATCGAAGAGATAGCTAAGATAGTAGGTGGAGTAGATATCTCAGAAAATACTCTATCGCATGCTAGAGAGTTGCTGGGTTTGTAA
- the purM gene encoding phosphoribosylformylglycinamidine cyclo-ligase, translating to MAGLKYEDAGVNIEAGNQAVERMKDHVKKTFTQDVLTGLGSFGSLYSLKNIINNYQDPVLVQSIDGVGTKTKVAVMCGKFENLGYDLFSAATNDIVVMGAKPITFLDYVAHDKLDPAIMEELVKGMSKACAECGVSLVGGETAEMPGVYQVGEIDMVGVITGIVDRNRIINGENIKEGDIIFGLSSSGLHTNGYSFARKLFFDVAANKHTDTYPELEGRTIGDVLLEPHINYSNIIHDFLDNGVDIKGMAHITGGGFIENIPRVLPQGLGAEIVKNSFETPTIFRLMQRIGDISEFEMYRSFNMGIGMTIIASQDQLDKMRALAKKHTNTKLYQIGKITNSGKVEII from the coding sequence ATGGCAGGCCTAAAATATGAAGATGCTGGTGTAAATATAGAAGCTGGCAATCAAGCTGTAGAAAGAATGAAGGATCATGTCAAAAAGACTTTTACCCAAGATGTTTTGACAGGCTTAGGTAGCTTTGGTTCTTTGTACTCACTAAAGAATATCATCAACAACTATCAAGACCCTGTACTAGTACAGTCTATAGATGGTGTTGGTACTAAGACAAAAGTTGCGGTAATGTGTGGCAAGTTTGAGAATCTTGGTTATGATCTTTTCTCAGCTGCGACAAATGACATTGTTGTAATGGGCGCTAAACCAATTACATTCCTAGACTATGTTGCGCATGATAAGCTTGATCCTGCGATTATGGAAGAGCTTGTTAAAGGGATGTCAAAAGCTTGTGCTGAGTGTGGTGTCTCGTTAGTAGGTGGTGAGACCGCTGAGATGCCTGGAGTATATCAAGTTGGTGAGATTGATATGGTTGGTGTTATCACTGGTATAGTTGATAGAAATAGGATTATTAATGGTGAGAATATCAAAGAGGGTGATATCATCTTTGGTCTTAGCTCATCAGGGTTACATACAAATGGCTACTCTTTTGCACGTAAGCTATTTTTTGATGTAGCAGCTAACAAACATACAGATACTTACCCAGAGCTAGAGGGTAGAACTATTGGTGATGTGCTACTTGAACCACATATTAACTACTCTAATATTATTCATGATTTCTTGGATAATGGCGTTGATATTAAAGGTATGGCACATATCACTGGTGGTGGCTTCATTGAAAATATTCCACGCGTATTACCACAAGGATTAGGCGCTGAAATTGTTAAAAATAGTTTTGAAACACCAACTATTTTTAGGCTAATGCAGAGAATAGGCGATATTAGTGAGTTTGAAATGTATCGCTCATTTAATATGGGTATTGGTATGACTATAATTGCTAGCCAAGATCAGCTTGACAAGATGCGAGCTTTAGCTAAAAAGCATACTAATACAAAACTATATCAAATTGGTAAAATCACAAACTCAGGGAAGGTAGAAATTATCTAA
- a CDS encoding prepilin-type N-terminal cleavage/methylation domain-containing protein, whose translation MKGFSLVELMVVIAIMAILAAIAIPIYSNHRERAAIIESFNIIGNVKASIEDDINNSKDISQQTYNTPTGVSVINGSSSGATIEINLSQTSPQYFSNANDIIRLSGAVSGNTFQWTCSHNTNASTLTTNNVPATCQSIFSA comes from the coding sequence ATGAAAGGATTCTCATTAGTTGAATTAATGGTAGTAATTGCAATTATGGCGATTTTAGCTGCTATAGCAATCCCTATATATTCAAACCATAGAGAGCGTGCCGCGATTATTGAGTCTTTTAATATCATTGGTAATGTCAAAGCCAGTATTGAAGACGATATTAATAACAGCAAAGATATATCTCAACAAACTTACAATACTCCTACAGGAGTTAGTGTTATAAACGGTTCATCATCTGGAGCCACTATTGAGATAAATTTAAGTCAAACTTCTCCACAATATTTCAGCAATGCTAATGATATCATCAGACTTAGTGGTGCAGTTAGTGGTAACACTTTCCAATGGACTTGCTCACATAACACAAACGCTTCAACTTTAACTACTAACAATGTACCAGCCACCTGCCAAAGTATTTTTAGCGCTTAG
- the folD gene encoding bifunctional methylenetetrahydrofolate dehydrogenase/methenyltetrahydrofolate cyclohydrolase FolD — translation MILIDGKALSKDLKERLANQVQEYKHNTAITPKLVAIIVGNDPASKTYVASKEKACAQVGIDSQVITLPEHTTELELLELINQLNNDSSVHAILLQLPLPAHINKNNVIYSIKPEKDVDGFHPTNVGRLQLRDKKCLESCTPKGIMTMLREYSIKTEGAYAVVVGASNVVGKPVSQLLLNAKATVTTCHRFTTDLKSHTTKADILIVAVGKPNFITADMVKEGAVVIDVGINHVDGKIVGDVDFAAVKDKVAAITPVPGGVGPMTITELLYNTFQCAQELNR, via the coding sequence ATGATTTTAATCGATGGTAAGGCTCTCTCAAAAGACCTCAAAGAGAGATTAGCAAATCAAGTTCAAGAATATAAGCATAATACAGCAATAACTCCAAAACTTGTGGCAATAATTGTTGGTAATGATCCAGCAAGTAAGACATATGTTGCCTCAAAAGAAAAAGCCTGTGCGCAAGTTGGGATAGATTCACAAGTGATTACACTGCCAGAGCATACGACAGAGTTAGAGCTTTTGGAGCTGATTAATCAGCTAAATAATGACTCTAGTGTTCATGCAATTTTATTGCAGCTACCACTACCAGCACATATAAACAAAAACAATGTGATATATAGTATAAAACCAGAAAAAGATGTTGATGGTTTTCATCCTACAAACGTCGGTAGATTGCAGCTTAGAGATAAAAAATGCCTAGAATCTTGTACACCTAAAGGTATTATGACTATGCTAAGAGAGTATAGTATAAAAACAGAAGGTGCCTATGCGGTAGTTGTTGGTGCAAGTAATGTTGTTGGTAAACCAGTATCACAGTTACTACTAAATGCTAAAGCTACTGTGACAACTTGTCATAGATTTACAACTGATCTTAAATCTCATACTACAAAAGCAGATATCCTAATTGTTGCAGTGGGTAAACCTAACTTTATCACCGCTGATATGGTCAAAGAGGGTGCTGTAGTTATCGATGTTGGTATTAACCATGTTGATGGTAAGATAGTTGGTGATGTTGATTTTGCTGCTGTCAAAGATAAGGTCGCAGCGATTACCCCAGTACCTGGAGGGGTGGGGCCAATGACAATTACCGAGCTTTTATATAATACTTTTCAATGTGCTCAAGAGTTGAATAGGTAG
- a CDS encoding IS110 family transposase, whose protein sequence is MYHNFIGIDISKNDFVVAIHGKKKTFKYLNNLTGFDELLSDHPILKDKSFVVVETTGGYEKALLEYLITKNIVVHRANTRIVKHFIRSTGQLGKSDNIDAFGLAKYGYERHRDLEFYQPNDDKMQKLIKYILRKQDIKKQLTAEKNRYQAPDQKYTKDSHQRMIEFYKQEIMIIESLINELVDDCQYLAKARDLLVKEVTGLGNATATSLLALMPELGNLNRKQVASLAGVAPYPYESGKKVGYRKTYGGRADLKPILFMSALTAARSKGKLGIFYRDLVEKGKKKMVALVAVMRKIIVIANAKIRDLKRDLKIL, encoded by the coding sequence ATGTATCATAATTTCATCGGTATTGATATATCAAAGAATGATTTTGTAGTAGCAATTCATGGTAAGAAAAAGACTTTTAAATACCTTAATAACTTAACTGGCTTTGATGAACTTTTATCAGATCATCCTATACTCAAGGATAAATCTTTTGTAGTTGTTGAAACTACCGGAGGCTATGAAAAAGCTTTACTTGAATATTTAATAACTAAAAATATAGTTGTTCACAGAGCTAATACTAGAATAGTTAAACATTTTATTCGCTCTACAGGTCAATTAGGTAAATCAGATAATATTGATGCTTTTGGACTAGCTAAGTATGGGTATGAAAGACACCGTGACCTAGAATTTTATCAACCTAATGATGATAAAATGCAAAAGCTTATAAAATATATTCTTAGAAAACAAGATATTAAAAAACAGTTAACAGCTGAAAAAAATAGATATCAAGCACCAGACCAAAAATATACAAAAGATTCTCACCAAAGAATGATAGAGTTCTATAAACAAGAAATTATGATTATAGAAAGCCTTATAAATGAGTTAGTCGATGATTGCCAATACTTAGCAAAAGCTAGAGATCTATTAGTTAAAGAGGTTACTGGTCTAGGAAATGCTACAGCCACATCTTTACTTGCTTTGATGCCTGAGTTAGGAAACTTAAACCGTAAACAAGTGGCTTCTTTAGCAGGAGTAGCTCCATATCCGTATGAAAGTGGCAAGAAAGTTGGCTATAGAAAGACTTACGGCGGTAGAGCTGATTTAAAACCTATATTATTTATGTCAGCATTAACTGCTGCTAGAAGTAAAGGTAAACTTGGAATATTTTATAGAGACCTTGTTGAAAAGGGTAAAAAGAAGATGGTAGCCCTTGTAGCTGTTATGAGAAAAATTATAGTCATTGCTAATGCTAAAATTAGAGATCTAAAAAGAGATTTGAAGATTTTATAA
- a CDS encoding cation diffusion facilitator family transporter — MTFNEKLEKKTLKTNLIVASIYALFSIVIVYFAQSLSVLLDTGYSVISILIYAVSIYVLRKINQPANKYYHYGYYRLEPIFIMLESWFVLLIAFSVILIAIFNIFTHTIKPNYGIALLSETVGVIVCIFMFLFVNKRARKTGSKILFSDALMWKADALLGVGVIFNISIGFILEKLGYTKLALYVDPIVAILIGCYITINPIKLSKEAYSHLLDAAPDIEFRNQIRQIAKQIAESYFLLIDNIKITQSGRFMFVDVYLELPEVIEAKKILIFKTQLQQQLQNSFPQNKLKVYISF, encoded by the coding sequence ATGACCTTTAATGAGAAATTAGAGAAAAAAACTTTAAAAACTAATCTGATAGTTGCTTCTATTTATGCTTTATTTTCTATAGTAATAGTATACTTTGCTCAATCTTTGTCAGTACTATTGGATACTGGCTACTCTGTTATATCAATATTAATTTATGCTGTCTCAATATATGTTTTAAGAAAGATTAATCAACCTGCAAATAAATATTATCATTATGGTTACTATCGACTAGAGCCTATATTTATTATGCTTGAATCTTGGTTTGTATTACTTATCGCTTTTAGTGTTATTTTGATAGCGATATTTAATATTTTTACTCATACAATCAAACCAAATTATGGAATAGCATTGTTATCAGAAACGGTAGGAGTTATTGTATGTATTTTTATGTTCTTATTTGTTAATAAAAGAGCTAGAAAGACAGGTTCAAAGATTTTATTTTCTGATGCGTTAATGTGGAAAGCTGATGCATTATTAGGGGTTGGAGTTATTTTTAATATATCTATAGGTTTTATTTTAGAAAAGTTAGGTTATACCAAGCTGGCTTTATATGTCGACCCTATAGTAGCAATCCTTATAGGATGTTATATTACGATAAATCCAATAAAACTTAGCAAAGAAGCATATTCGCATTTATTAGATGCTGCTCCAGATATTGAATTTAGAAACCAAATTAGGCAAATTGCAAAACAAATTGCGGAAAGTTATTTTTTATTGATTGATAATATCAAAATTACTCAATCTGGGCGTTTTATGTTTGTAGATGTCTATTTGGAATTACCTGAAGTCATAGAAGCTAAAAAAATACTTATTTTTAAAACTCAACTACAGCAGCAGCTACAAAACTCTTTTCCACAAAATAAGTTAAAGGTCTATATTAGTTTCTAA
- a CDS encoding pilin, protein MKKKMQKGFSLVELMVVIAIIAILAAVAIPMYSNYTTRAQIGSVLTSIGGIKSDISERAMTNGGLSGISSSGSSLNGVTLPSASGASLAYTTSVTDGVISMVLTQPVAGTITMTPIYDANAGSMTWACASTDIGSSQLPTPCTSTAA, encoded by the coding sequence ATGAAAAAGAAAATGCAAAAAGGTTTCTCACTAGTTGAGTTAATGGTGGTGATCGCGATTATTGCAATCCTAGCAGCAGTTGCTATCCCGATGTATTCTAACTATACTACCCGTGCTCAGATTGGATCAGTGTTAACATCTATAGGTGGCATCAAGTCTGATATCTCTGAAAGAGCAATGACTAATGGTGGATTAAGTGGTATTTCAAGTTCTGGATCATCATTAAATGGTGTAACATTACCATCAGCTAGTGGCGCTAGTTTAGCTTATACGACAAGTGTTACAGATGGAGTTATCAGTATGGTTTTAACTCAACCTGTAGCTGGTACTATTACTATGACACCTATATATGATGCAAACGCTGGATCAATGACATGGGCTTGTGCAAGTACTGATATAGGTTCTTCTCAACTTCCTACTCCATGTACTTCTACTGCAGCATAA
- a CDS encoding phosphomannose isomerase type II C-terminal cupin domain, whose product MSEINQLGKVYERPWGTYQTINFTDKSQTKIITVKPKGRLSLQKHFKRAEHWVVVTGRPTITVDDNVREYNVGEHIFIPKEAVHRLENFTDNDIQIIEVQVGDYLGEDDIVRLEDIYKRN is encoded by the coding sequence ATGTCTGAAATAAACCAACTAGGCAAGGTCTATGAACGCCCGTGGGGAACTTATCAAACAATTAATTTTACTGACAAAAGCCAAACAAAAATAATTACTGTAAAACCAAAAGGGCGACTTTCATTACAAAAGCATTTCAAGAGAGCTGAACACTGGGTAGTTGTAACTGGTAGACCAACTATTACAGTAGATGATAATGTGCGTGAATATAATGTTGGTGAGCATATATTTATACCTAAAGAGGCTGTACATAGGCTTGAGAATTTCACAGATAATGATATTCAGATTATAGAAGTGCAAGTTGGTGATTACCTTGGGGAGGATGATATTGTGCGCTTAGAGGATATTTATAAGCGTAATTAA
- a CDS encoding S-(hydroxymethyl)glutathione dehydrogenase/class III alcohol dehydrogenase encodes MTLKSKAAVAYKAAEPLSVEIVNVALPKDNEVLVEIKATGICHTDAYTLSGRDPEGLFPAILGHEGAGEIVAVGKNVTSVKPGDHVIALYTPECRECKYCLNPKTNLCQAIRQTQGRGVMPDGSSRFTTQDGKEIYHYMGCSTFSNYTVLPEIAVAKIRKDAPLDKVCYIGCGVTTGIGAVVKTANVEAGSSVVVFGLGGIGLNVIQGAKLVGAGQIVGVDINNDKKALVEKYGMTDFVNPNEIDEDLVQHLISLTGGGADYSFECIGNTTVMRQALECVHKGWGVSVIIGVAGAGEEISTRPFQLVTGRTWKGSAFGGMRGRTDVPMIVDWYMDGKIDIDNLITANIKIDDINKGFAEMHNNIRTVVTF; translated from the coding sequence ATGACACTAAAATCTAAAGCTGCTGTAGCATATAAAGCAGCTGAGCCACTCTCTGTAGAGATTGTCAATGTAGCATTACCTAAAGATAACGAAGTTTTAGTTGAAATTAAAGCAACTGGAATTTGCCATACAGACGCATATACACTATCAGGTAGAGACCCCGAAGGACTTTTCCCTGCTATACTAGGACATGAGGGCGCTGGTGAGATAGTAGCAGTTGGCAAAAATGTAACTTCTGTCAAACCAGGGGATCATGTTATAGCACTATATACACCTGAGTGTAGAGAGTGTAAGTATTGCCTAAATCCTAAAACTAATCTGTGCCAAGCAATTAGACAAACTCAAGGCAGAGGAGTTATGCCAGATGGTAGCTCAAGATTTACCACCCAAGATGGCAAAGAGATTTATCACTATATGGGTTGCTCGACATTTTCAAACTATACGGTATTACCTGAGATTGCAGTTGCTAAAATCCGTAAAGATGCACCCTTAGATAAAGTATGCTATATCGGCTGTGGTGTCACAACTGGTATTGGTGCTGTAGTTAAAACAGCTAATGTTGAAGCTGGCTCAAGTGTGGTGGTATTTGGTTTAGGTGGTATTGGTTTAAATGTAATCCAAGGTGCTAAGCTTGTTGGTGCGGGACAAATAGTTGGTGTTGACATCAACAATGACAAAAAGGCATTAGTAGAAAAGTACGGTATGACAGACTTTGTTAATCCTAATGAAATTGATGAAGACTTGGTCCAACATCTTATCAGCTTGACTGGTGGTGGAGCTGATTATAGCTTTGAGTGTATTGGTAATACAACAGTAATGCGTCAAGCTCTAGAATGTGTTCATAAAGGTTGGGGAGTCAGTGTAATTATTGGTGTTGCAGGTGCTGGCGAAGAGATATCTACGCGACCATTTCAGCTAGTGACAGGGCGTACATGGAAAGGTTCAGCGTTTGGTGGCATGCGTGGCAGGACTGATGTGCCGATGATTGTTGATTGGTATATGGATGGTAAGATTGATATTGATAATCTTATTACGGCAAATATCAAAATTGATGATATTAATAAAGGTTTTGCAGAAATGCACAACAATATTAGAACAGTTGTTACTTTTTAG
- the lpxE gene encoding lipid A 1-phosphatase LpxE translates to MLKQRLQTNFQAFKDIFRKPKLHNDKLPRYLQLKYTFIPLLLLVILVYYNLDTPVENYIKHSMPSVVGVIFGKITDVGKAEYILVICGVIVLARLFSDSEKLSASVRALFNKLSAYAGFILATVAISGILGQILKMIIGRARPKFFLEYGSHYFQHFHAPGYDFASMPSGHSITVGAMFIAFFYIFPKLRYLWYVLIVIFAGSRIIVGSHYPSDVIFGVAFGCYCTAYIYYWMKNREII, encoded by the coding sequence ATGCTCAAACAAAGATTACAAACGAACTTTCAAGCTTTCAAAGATATTTTTAGAAAGCCAAAGCTACATAATGATAAATTGCCTAGATATCTACAATTGAAGTATACATTTATACCATTATTACTCTTGGTAATCTTGGTGTATTATAATTTAGATACCCCAGTTGAGAACTATATCAAGCATTCTATGCCAAGTGTTGTCGGTGTAATCTTTGGTAAAATTACCGATGTTGGTAAAGCAGAATATATTTTGGTAATCTGTGGTGTGATAGTGTTAGCACGTTTATTTAGCGATAGCGAAAAATTATCTGCTAGTGTTAGAGCTTTGTTTAACAAGCTATCGGCATATGCTGGTTTTATCTTGGCAACTGTGGCTATTAGTGGTATTTTGGGGCAGATACTTAAGATGATAATAGGCAGAGCGCGTCCTAAGTTTTTCTTGGAGTATGGTTCACATTACTTTCAACATTTTCATGCACCAGGTTATGATTTTGCAAGTATGCCGTCAGGGCACTCAATCACAGTTGGGGCGATGTTTATAGCATTTTTTTATATCTTCCCTAAGCTAAGATATCTTTGGTATGTGCTAATTGTTATATTTGCTGGGAGTAGAATCATAGTTGGTTCGCATTATCCTAGCGATGTAATCTTTGGCGTTGCTTTTGGTTGCTACTGTACGGCATATATCTACTATTGGATGAAAAATAGAGAGATTATTTAG
- a CDS encoding pyridoxal phosphate-dependent aminotransferase, whose protein sequence is MQLSRRVKAMQASPVRKLVPYSIQAEKQGKKVYHLNIGQPDIKTPSEFMNAIRAYDKETIAYSIANGEPSLIKAISKYYKRFDMDFAEDEILITNGGSEALIFAAIATCNAGDEILVPEPFYTNYNGFTTAVDVAIRPITTKAEEGFHLPSKEEILACVTDKTRAIMISNPGNPTGVVYTKQELETLAEVAKEKDLFIISDEVYREFTYDGLVCTSFGNIKGVEDRVIIVDSVSKRYSACGARIGSLCSKNKEFIKEVTKLCQARLCVPTLEQIGSAALYEVSQDYLKEVNTEYQKRRDITFEALSKMDNVVCEKPTGAFYVIAKLPIDDTEKFALWLLTEFEDNRETVMVSPAADFYATKGLGKDEIRIAYILEEKSLKRALELLDKAIKAYNNK, encoded by the coding sequence ATGCAATTATCAAGAAGAGTAAAGGCAATGCAAGCCTCTCCAGTACGTAAGTTAGTGCCGTATTCTATTCAAGCAGAGAAACAAGGTAAAAAGGTGTATCACCTTAATATTGGTCAGCCTGATATCAAAACTCCTAGCGAGTTTATGAATGCTATCAGAGCTTACGATAAAGAGACTATCGCCTACTCTATAGCAAATGGTGAACCAAGCTTAATTAAAGCTATCTCAAAATACTACAAGAGATTTGATATGGATTTCGCTGAGGATGAAATCTTAATCACCAATGGTGGTTCTGAAGCGCTAATATTTGCTGCTATTGCTACTTGTAATGCTGGTGATGAAATACTTGTACCTGAACCTTTCTATACAAACTATAATGGTTTTACAACTGCAGTTGATGTAGCTATAAGACCAATCACTACAAAAGCCGAAGAAGGTTTCCATCTACCTTCAAAAGAAGAAATACTTGCTTGTGTAACTGATAAAACTCGAGCTATCATGATCTCTAATCCTGGTAATCCTACTGGTGTTGTATACACTAAACAAGAGCTAGAAACTTTAGCAGAAGTAGCTAAAGAGAAAGATCTATTTATCATCAGTGATGAGGTATATAGGGAGTTTACTTATGATGGTCTTGTATGTACATCTTTTGGTAATATCAAAGGTGTTGAGGATCGTGTGATTATCGTTGACTCTGTATCTAAGCGCTATAGTGCTTGTGGTGCTAGAATTGGTTCACTTTGCTCAAAAAATAAAGAGTTTATCAAAGAAGTTACAAAGCTATGCCAAGCTAGGCTATGTGTACCAACTCTTGAGCAAATTGGCTCTGCTGCTCTTTATGAAGTATCACAAGATTACCTAAAAGAAGTAAACACAGAGTACCAAAAAAGAAGAGATATCACTTTCGAAGCTCTTTCAAAAATGGATAATGTAGTTTGTGAAAAGCCTACTGGCGCTTTCTATGTAATTGCTAAACTACCAATTGATGATACTGAAAAGTTTGCACTATGGCTATTGACAGAATTTGAAGATAACCGCGAAACTGTAATGGTCTCACCTGCTGCTGATTTCTATGCAACTAAAGGTCTTGGTAAAGATGAGATAAGAATCGCTTATATCTTAGAAGAAAAATCACTAAAAAGAGCTCTAGAGCTTTTAGATAAAGCTATCAAAGCTTATAACAATAAATAA